One genomic window of Blastocatellia bacterium includes the following:
- a CDS encoding NUDIX hydrolase translates to MYITAEIIAALEARYGAPDEVRWQFEMSPREFDVVRRSQKHDRAHDVTLFIIEGEQVVVIKKPFYPPDVYRAPSGGVAPGEAFEVGALREAYEETGLRVELERYLVRARVKFTRAGDEIDWVSHVFSAQVTGGLLAPIDTHEIVEARFATVAEVLGPMREAMLASGSTGLRYRARLQDVVMAKLIAIGRLPAA, encoded by the coding sequence ATGTACATCACCGCTGAGATCATCGCGGCGCTTGAAGCGCGTTATGGCGCGCCGGACGAAGTGCGGTGGCAGTTTGAGATGTCGCCGCGCGAATTCGATGTCGTGCGCCGCAGCCAGAAGCACGACCGCGCTCACGACGTAACTCTGTTCATCATCGAAGGCGAACAGGTCGTCGTCATCAAGAAACCGTTTTACCCGCCCGACGTCTACCGCGCGCCTTCGGGCGGGGTCGCTCCCGGCGAAGCGTTCGAGGTCGGAGCGTTGCGCGAAGCCTATGAAGAGACCGGCCTTCGCGTTGAGCTTGAGCGTTACCTGGTTCGCGCCCGCGTCAAGTTCACCCGCGCGGGCGACGAGATTGATTGGGTGTCGCACGTCTTCAGCGCTCAGGTGACAGGCGGTTTGCTTGCGCCGATTGACACGCATGAAATTGTTGAGGCGCGCTTTGCCACTGTGGCCGAGGTGCTCGGACCGATGCGCGAAGCGATGCTGGCGAGCGGCTCGACCGGCCTCAGATACCGCGCCCGGCTTCAGGATGTCGTCATGGCAAAGCTGATTGCAATCGGCAGGCTGCCGGCGGCATGA